GTAGCCATGATATTGCCGCCGAAGGTTGGTCTCGTCATGAGAAGTAGATGCCTTTCCTCATCGATGTCGAGTCCCGTGCAATCTGCAGTGAGACCTGTTTCAATATTCGTTGCCACAATACTTGCCAGGTCCCGGCCCACCGGAGTAGCGCCTATCAGCAAGATCTCAGGCCTGGTTTTTCTACAAAGGTCAGTCAGCGCTTTTCCGTAAGATCCGGATAAATAGGTTTTCAGCAAAGGATCATCCATCACGTGGACATCGTCACAACCGTACGCTATCCCTTCATGCGCATGTTTGTCCACCCCATGGCCCGGCAAAAGCCCCACTACCCTGGTATCTAATTTTTCTGCGAGCTCTCTTGCCTTACCGGCCAATTCCCAGGAAACCGTTGCCGCATGTCCGTTTACGACCTCGATAAAGACGGCAACGCCCTGATAGCCGGGAGAGACGCCTTTCGTTGCTCCTGTCTTTTTCACAACCCCCTTGCGCCTTTTCCGTTCAAACTGCACTGCTTCGACGGGACACACCTCGAGACATTTGCCGCACCCGATGCAGACTTCAGGATCGATGCGGGCTGTGCCACCTGACATCTCAATGGCCCCGACAGGACATTCGGCCACGCAGATCTGGCATCCGATACACTTATCCGGGATTATCCCGGCGACTTCGATCCCTTTTGAGTTTTTAGCCATAGACGTCAACGCCCCCAGCGGCTCAGTAATCCTGCGGCAAAGGTTTCATCAGTGAAAAGCGTGCTCAAACAGTCTTCCACGGCCTGTTTTGGATCTGTCCGGGCATCAAAGGTGGGTCCGCCTTCTTTAAGGGGAGGGGAGAATATCCTCCGCACCCAGGTTGGCGAGCCCTTCAAGCCGAGTCTCCCCGGCTCAGCGCGGATGGTATCTGCGTTCCATACGGTAATTCCATCCCGAAGGGACTGAATGAGTTGGGGAAGGGAAGCCCTCCTGGGTTTTGCAAGGTCCAATTCAACGGTAAGCAGGGCAGGGAGGGGACCACGGATAACCTCCGACCCTCCCTCAACCTTCCTTTTCACGGTAATGTACTTTTTGTCTTCGCTGATCTCCTTTATCTCAGTCACGTAAGTAAATTGTGTATATCCGAGACGTGTGGCAACGCCGGGCCCGACCTGTGCAGTGTCGCCATCGATCGCCTGTTTTCCGCAGAGCACCAGATGGACAGGAGAGGCATCCTGCTCCAACCTTTTGATAGCCATGGCAAGCGTATAACCCGTGGCAAGGGTATCGGCGCCGGCAAAGGCCCGATCGGACAGGAGTATGGCCTGATCGGCCCCCAATGAGACGGCCTCCCTGAGGACCTGTTCTGCCTGGGGAGGCCCCATGCTTATCGCGGTAACCGTGCCGCCGTATTTATCTTTCAGGACAAGGGCCGCCTCCAGGGCTACCATATCATATGGGTTGGAGATTGATTCTACCCCTGAGCGGATCAGGGTGTTGGTTTCCGGGTCAATTTTGACATCAGCGGTGTCAGGCACCTGTTTTATACAGCAGATGAGATTCATAGCCCCTCGCATAAACGGACGCAACGCCCCTTTCCGGGGCCGCAGGGCACTCTTGTGGGTATAAGCGCTCTTTGCCGGTTCATGAGCATGATATGAGTTTTTCTGCTTTCTCCACCCTCTCCCTGTAGATCTGATGGATAAGGTGTTTATCGAACTCCCATTCCTCTTTCAGCATTAAGTCTTTTTCTTCTGTAGTAAAATAGTTCATACAGGGCAGGAAAAAGTGTTGGTCTTCCTTCTCTATATGCTTCGGATAAAAGTCAGCAATAAACCTCA
Above is a window of Syntrophorhabdaceae bacterium DNA encoding:
- a CDS encoding electron transfer flavoprotein subunit alpha, with protein sequence MAKNSKGIEVAGIIPDKCIGCQICVAECPVGAIEMSGGTARIDPEVCIGCGKCLEVCPVEAVQFERKRRKGVVKKTGATKGVSPGYQGVAVFIEVVNGHAATVSWELAGKARELAEKLDTRVVGLLPGHGVDKHAHEGIAYGCDDVHVMDDPLLKTYLSGSYGKALTDLCRKTRPEILLIGATPVGRDLASIVATNIETGLTADCTGLDIDEERHLLLMTRPTFGGNIMATIFCEHHRPQMSTVRPKVFKLHREDAGRTGNIYRHPFEPSHEELPEVIDLVKDVSGEGIVDITRFPALVVAGKGACDPGSMPMLQELADLVGGVVACSRPVVEAGLMPYERQIGQTGKTVAPKLYLAIGVSGSVQHLVGMQGAGKVVAINSDPHAPIFNVADAGIIGDYKNVVPALIKQLQAKIKRD
- a CDS encoding electron transfer flavoprotein subunit beta/FixA family protein, whose translation is MNLICCIKQVPDTADVKIDPETNTLIRSGVESISNPYDMVALEAALVLKDKYGGTVTAISMGPPQAEQVLREAVSLGADQAILLSDRAFAGADTLATGYTLAMAIKRLEQDASPVHLVLCGKQAIDGDTAQVGPGVATRLGYTQFTYVTEIKEISEDKKYITVKRKVEGGSEVIRGPLPALLTVELDLAKPRRASLPQLIQSLRDGITVWNADTIRAEPGRLGLKGSPTWVRRIFSPPLKEGGPTFDARTDPKQAVEDCLSTLFTDETFAAGLLSRWGR